A section of the Polynucleobacter sp. AP-Jannik-300A-C4 genome encodes:
- the secB gene encoding protein-export chaperone SecB, with amino-acid sequence MTEQTTSAPDAADNSKEPGFRIQRIYLKDLSLEQPHAPQILLVAAEPQVEVEVDVAVTRLGDEIFEVALIATVTAKVDSKALFLVEAKQAGIFEFSNIPPEQIDPMLGIACPTILYPYLRSNIADTISRAGFQPIHLNEINFHGMYEHRLMQAAQATATKSGSTDESKIILPH; translated from the coding sequence ATGACTGAACAAACTACTTCCGCTCCAGATGCAGCAGATAACTCAAAAGAGCCAGGTTTCCGCATTCAACGTATTTACCTCAAAGACTTGTCTTTAGAGCAACCACACGCACCGCAAATTTTATTGGTCGCAGCTGAGCCTCAAGTTGAGGTTGAGGTGGATGTTGCTGTCACTCGTTTGGGTGACGAAATTTTTGAGGTTGCTTTAATTGCGACAGTCACTGCCAAAGTAGATAGCAAGGCACTGTTTTTAGTTGAGGCTAAGCAAGCAGGTATTTTTGAATTTAGCAATATTCCACCAGAGCAAATTGATCCCATGTTGGGCATTGCTTGTCCAACGATTTTGTATCCTTACTTGCGCTCAAATATTGCTGACACTATCAGCCGTGCTGGTTTCCAGCCAATTCATTTGAATGAAATTAACTTCCACGGAATGTACGAGCATCGCCTGATGCAAGCTGCGCAAGCTACCGCAACGAAAAGCGGCTCTACCGATGAAAGCAAAATCATCCTTCCTCACTAA